A section of the Nitrospirota bacterium genome encodes:
- a CDS encoding PAS domain S-box protein translates to MKTEPKLRELLFLIGLIAAGLAGNYFNYELFFDIQFIFGGIFAMLALQIFGLRMGVLSAFIISSSTLSLWNHPWAMVIMTCEVFCAGLLNDRKKVDLVVADTLFWVCIGIPMIFLFYYGVMHLPMYNVAVSMMKQAVNGIANVLVARLVFMMIYSGGREKLFKLRDIFFNLLAFSILATSLLLLASQSRRELAETDIAIRGSLSKAAERTDSNLETWLKSNMNMMDHLAHMAQGNTVARMQQSIEHIHSLEKDLLRIGLLDRNATVVAFSPLVDDLGTPNIGMNYADRPFIPVLKKNLRTMLTEVEMGRVGAPRPRVAIVAPVVTGGQYSGYVIGVLDLGRLNDIIALNAKGQIVKDLNFILLDKKGRVIVTNRIDLKVMDVYNRPSGEIIPLAEGLYQWLPLSRKNISRSDRWKDSFYVAESRVGGTSEWGLILELPIAPVQQRIYEKYAKYLFEIFMLLMAGMAVAKLLSRRIASPLEALALISSDISAEFASADKIEWPSSNIVDLHILIENFRNMMLALAGQFREVQKMNEGLEQTIEKRTADLRESEERFRSMFEKVHVVALVIDPADGAIIDANTAATMFYGWSHDQLLSMKISQINILQAEDVRKEMQAAKTEQRSFFLFKHRRADGSIRDVEIYSGPIQAGGKTMLYSIVHDISERRQAEEKIKQLMNEQQVILQTAPIGISFIKNRRIIWTNPYVEKIFGYEPQELWGLSTRVLYVTQDDYERTGATGYAHIALGKSYSTELLLVNKQGETFWASLVGQAVNPNDPADGSIWMFQDITERRHAEDVLREKTGQLEHLTCNLEKQVEEEIAARTRNEQILIQQSKLAAMGEMLGAIAHQWRQPLNSLGMCVQNIHDAYIHGDLNRSYLDRTVQKSMDQIQHMSKTIDDFRNFFRPDKELSTFDTMTVIGEVLSLFSAQLTSNNIAFRLTCHTHSRTFVQVGGIEVCPEKIVEGYRNEFEHVILNLISNAQDSIITRRETVQDKSSIKGLMTFDFFNRDDNVIIEVGDNGTGIPDAVMPRIFEPYFTMKEQSKGTGIGLYMSKIIIEDHMKGSLTVKNGPGGAVFTIILRQAEKAGIA, encoded by the coding sequence ATGAAAACCGAACCGAAACTCAGAGAATTGCTTTTCCTCATCGGCCTGATCGCTGCAGGCCTTGCAGGCAACTATTTCAACTACGAACTATTTTTTGACATTCAGTTTATTTTCGGCGGTATCTTTGCCATGCTGGCTCTTCAGATATTCGGTCTCCGCATGGGGGTCCTTTCGGCCTTTATTATTAGTTCCAGTACGCTTTCTCTCTGGAATCATCCCTGGGCAATGGTGATCATGACGTGTGAAGTGTTTTGTGCCGGCTTGCTCAATGACCGAAAAAAAGTCGACCTTGTTGTTGCTGATACGCTCTTCTGGGTATGCATCGGCATTCCGATGATCTTCCTCTTCTATTACGGAGTCATGCACCTGCCAATGTACAATGTCGCCGTCAGTATGATGAAGCAGGCGGTAAACGGAATCGCTAATGTTCTGGTGGCAAGGCTTGTCTTTATGATGATCTATTCCGGCGGCAGAGAAAAGCTGTTCAAGCTCCGGGATATCTTTTTCAATCTGCTCGCATTTTCAATATTGGCCACATCGCTGCTTCTACTGGCCAGCCAAAGCAGGCGAGAACTGGCCGAGACAGATATTGCAATTCGGGGCTCCCTCAGCAAGGCAGCAGAGAGAACTGACAGCAACCTTGAAACGTGGCTGAAGTCAAATATGAATATGATGGATCATCTTGCGCATATGGCACAGGGCAATACTGTGGCCAGAATGCAGCAGAGCATTGAACATATCCATTCCCTGGAGAAAGACCTTCTCCGCATTGGCCTTCTTGACAGAAATGCAACCGTTGTTGCCTTTTCTCCTCTTGTTGATGATCTTGGAACGCCGAATATTGGCATGAATTATGCCGACCGTCCATTTATTCCGGTCCTGAAAAAGAACCTCAGGACAATGCTCACTGAAGTAGAAATGGGGAGAGTTGGTGCACCCAGACCACGGGTGGCAATAGTGGCGCCTGTTGTTACTGGCGGACAATATTCAGGATATGTGATCGGGGTCCTGGATCTCGGTCGATTGAATGATATTATTGCATTAAACGCAAAGGGCCAGATCGTGAAGGACCTGAATTTTATCCTGCTGGACAAAAAAGGACGGGTTATTGTTACCAACAGAATTGATCTCAAGGTCATGGATGTGTACAACCGGCCGTCTGGAGAAATAATCCCGTTGGCCGAAGGCCTGTATCAGTGGCTGCCGTTAAGCAGAAAGAACATATCGAGATCTGATCGCTGGAAAGACTCGTTCTATGTAGCTGAAAGTAGGGTCGGAGGCACTTCAGAGTGGGGGTTGATACTGGAGTTGCCGATTGCCCCTGTTCAGCAAAGAATCTACGAAAAGTATGCAAAATATCTTTTTGAGATTTTCATGCTGCTGATGGCAGGGATGGCAGTTGCAAAGCTTCTGAGTCGTCGCATTGCGTCTCCGCTGGAAGCACTTGCCCTGATATCCTCAGATATTTCGGCTGAATTTGCGTCAGCTGACAAGATTGAATGGCCTTCAAGCAACATTGTTGATTTGCATATTCTGATAGAGAACTTCAGAAATATGATGCTGGCACTTGCCGGTCAGTTCAGAGAAGTTCAAAAAATGAATGAAGGCCTCGAACAGACCATTGAGAAGCGGACAGCGGACCTGCGCGAAAGCGAAGAGCGTTTTCGGAGCATGTTCGAAAAGGTCCATGTAGTCGCGCTGGTCATTGATCCGGCAGACGGGGCAATCATCGATGCCAATACTGCAGCAACAATGTTCTATGGGTGGTCACATGATCAGCTTCTGTCCATGAAGATATCTCAAATCAATATCTTGCAGGCTGAAGATGTCCGTAAAGAGATGCAGGCAGCCAAAACAGAACAGCGTTCCTTCTTTCTGTTCAAGCACCGACGGGCTGACGGCTCGATCAGGGATGTTGAAATTTATTCCGGCCCAATTCAGGCCGGCGGAAAGACTATGCTCTATTCTATTGTTCATGATATCTCCGAACGTAGACAGGCAGAAGAAAAGATAAAGCAGCTTATGAACGAGCAGCAGGTCATTCTTCAGACTGCACCGATCGGCATCAGCTTTATCAAAAACCGCAGGATCATATGGACCAATCCCTATGTCGAGAAGATCTTCGGCTATGAGCCTCAGGAACTCTGGGGGCTGAGTACCAGAGTCCTGTATGTGACCCAGGATGATTATGAACGAACGGGCGCAACAGGATATGCCCATATTGCCCTGGGAAAAAGCTATTCCACAGAATTGCTGCTTGTGAACAAGCAGGGCGAAACGTTCTGGGCCAGCCTGGTCGGGCAGGCGGTGAACCCAAACGATCCCGCCGATGGCTCGATATGGATGTTCCAGGATATTACGGAACGCCGGCATGCAGAAGATGTCCTCCGTGAGAAGACCGGACAGCTTGAACATCTGACATGCAATCTCGAAAAACAGGTCGAGGAGGAGATCGCTGCACGGACAAGAAACGAGCAGATCCTGATCCAGCAGTCAAAACTTGCGGCCATGGGTGAGATGTTAGGAGCTATTGCCCACCAGTGGCGCCAGCCGCTGAACAGCCTTGGCATGTGTGTCCAGAATATTCATGATGCATATATCCATGGCGATCTCAACAGATCGTATCTTGACAGAACCGTCCAGAAATCGATGGACCAGATACAGCACATGTCAAAAACCATCGATGACTTCCGGAATTTCTTCCGGCCCGATAAAGAGCTGTCAACGTTTGACACGATGACCGTGATCGGCGAAGTCCTTTCTCTCTTCTCCGCCCAGTTGACGTCAAACAATATTGCATTTCGTCTTACCTGTCATACCCATTCAAGAACTTTTGTGCAGGTTGGCGGCATCGAAGTCTGTCCGGAGAAGATTGTTGAGGGATACAGGAATGAATTCGAGCATGTGATCCTCAACCTGATAAGCAATGCCCAAGACTCAATAATAACCAGAAGAGAGACGGTCCAGGACAAATCATCCATAAAGGGGCTTATGACATTTGACTTCTTCAACAGGGATGACAATGTTATTATCGAGGTAGGCGACAACGGCACAGGCATCCCGGATGCGGTCATGCCACGTATATTCGAGCCCTATTTCACGATGAAAGAACAGTCAAAAGGCACAGGCATCGGACTTTACATGTCAAAGATAATTATAGAAGATCATATGAAAGGAAGTCTGACCGTGAAAAATGGTCCGGGAGGGGCTGTATTTACCATCATTTTGCGGCAGGCGGAAAAGGCGGGTATAGCTTGA
- a CDS encoding response regulator → MNEQARYDISILYVEDEPSTREEVLLFLQRRVREVFAAADGREGLELFRQYAPDLVITDIRMPVMDGLEMAKTIKAIDREAKIIVTSAHSDTPYLLSAIETGIDAYVMKPVDTEKLLAAIQKCSEVIEYRKRELLYQQEQRKSMEQLQAALSNVKLLSGFLPICAACKKIRDDKGYWQQIEAYIRDHSEAEFSHGICPDCAKKLYPDIYKEE, encoded by the coding sequence TTGAACGAACAGGCACGATATGATATCTCGATATTATATGTAGAGGATGAGCCTTCAACACGTGAGGAGGTGCTGCTGTTTCTGCAACGCAGGGTGCGGGAAGTCTTTGCTGCAGCAGACGGCAGGGAGGGGCTTGAACTGTTCAGACAATACGCACCTGATCTTGTGATAACGGATATCCGGATGCCGGTGATGGACGGACTTGAGATGGCAAAGACGATTAAGGCGATCGATAGGGAGGCCAAAATCATTGTTACCAGTGCGCATAGTGACACCCCCTATCTGCTCTCTGCGATCGAAACAGGCATCGATGCCTATGTAATGAAACCGGTGGATACGGAAAAGCTGCTTGCTGCCATACAGAAGTGCAGCGAGGTCATCGAGTACCGGAAAAGGGAGCTGCTCTACCAGCAGGAGCAGCGGAAGTCGATGGAGCAACTGCAGGCAGCTCTTTCAAACGTGAAGCTCCTGTCCGGATTTCTGCCTATCTGCGCGGCATGCAAAAAGATCAGGGACGACAAGGGATACTGGCAGCAGATCGAGGCCTATATCCGCGACCATTCCGAGGCCGAATTTTCCCACGGCATCTGTCCTGACTGCGCAAAAAAACTCTATCCGGATATTTATAAAGAAGAGTAG
- a CDS encoding transporter substrate-binding domain-containing protein produces MRNRHFLLCFVVIIFIVFPAMPSNAFTAPPPQSLRVVMDNNYPPYVFQNSDGRLQGILIDQWRLWEQKTGIRVEISAMDWGKALSRMQAGEFDVIDTIFKTEKRSAWLDFTKSYARLEVPIFFNRNITGISDAASLKGFVVAAKAGDDAVDLLKRNGIDNLLLFDSYEAIIRAAREHKVNVFVVDKPPALYFLYKFGIHDEFKHSAPLHVGEFHRAVRKGREDLLQVLQEGFGRISAAELKKIENTWAGSSLTGSFPFWIFSIVACSLGLLTLALFLWNRSLRSAVNTRTAELKASVEALRESNEQFSLFMRHSPIYTYIKEVTPSESRVLQASDNFRQMIGIAGPDMMGKTMAELFPAELAAKMTADDWTVVSNGEVLRTDEDLNGRNYTSIKFPIVLGDKTLLAGYTIDITERRRAEEELASITQRFKLATQAARLGIWDWDLTSNVMVWDALMLKLYGLTPETFPGGIEAWQNGLHPDDRDRAIEQCQATLRGEQEWDTDFRVLHPDGTVRQLKANGIVIRDSEGTPVRMLGVNFDITEHRQLENQLRQSQKMESIGNLAGGVAHDFNNILSAIVGYGHLSLMKMAEDDPNRLNIEHILEASEKAAHLTKDLLLFSRKQAIDRKPVELNEIIGKLQKFLMRVIGEDIICSTTLSEERLVISADSHQLEQVLMNLTTNARDAMPKGGTFTITTEEVTLSEEFASARGLSMPGRYALISISDTGHGMDKETRQKIFEPFFTTKEVGKGTGLGLAVAYGIIRQHEGHISVYSEKGTGSTFRIYLPLMASAEFEGKAPIVEERPVVGGKETILIAEDDESLRKLNHSVMTEYGYTVIDAVDGEEAVNKFKDNREAIKLLLFDLIMPKMNGSEAYDEIRKIAPDCKIIFASGYSPDIVRQKVLLDA; encoded by the coding sequence ATGCGTAACAGGCATTTCCTCCTCTGCTTTGTCGTCATTATTTTTATCGTGTTTCCGGCCATGCCTTCAAATGCCTTTACCGCACCGCCTCCTCAATCCCTCAGGGTCGTCATGGACAATAACTACCCGCCCTATGTCTTTCAAAACAGTGACGGCAGGCTGCAGGGTATCCTCATCGACCAATGGCGCTTATGGGAGCAGAAGACCGGCATCAGGGTTGAGATCAGCGCCATGGATTGGGGCAAGGCCCTCAGCCGTATGCAGGCCGGTGAATTCGATGTTATCGACACGATCTTCAAGACCGAGAAGCGCTCAGCCTGGCTTGATTTCACCAAGTCGTATGCGAGGCTTGAGGTGCCAATATTTTTTAACAGAAATATTACAGGTATAAGCGATGCAGCATCCCTGAAAGGTTTTGTGGTAGCTGCCAAGGCGGGCGATGACGCTGTTGATCTCCTGAAGCGCAACGGTATCGACAACTTGCTGCTTTTCGACAGCTACGAGGCAATTATCCGCGCTGCCAGGGAGCATAAAGTCAATGTCTTTGTTGTCGATAAACCGCCCGCACTCTATTTTCTTTACAAGTTTGGTATTCATGACGAGTTCAAACACTCAGCCCCCCTGCATGTAGGAGAATTCCATCGGGCTGTGCGCAAGGGGAGAGAAGATTTGCTGCAGGTGCTGCAGGAGGGCTTTGGCAGAATCTCGGCTGCCGAACTGAAAAAAATTGAAAACACCTGGGCCGGTTCATCCCTCACCGGTTCTTTTCCCTTCTGGATATTTAGTATTGTTGCCTGCAGTCTCGGCCTGCTGACCCTGGCCCTGTTCCTCTGGAATCGGTCCCTCCGTAGTGCGGTCAATACCAGAACGGCGGAACTGAAGGCAAGTGTTGAGGCACTGCGGGAATCCAATGAACAATTCTCCCTGTTTATGCGGCATTCACCCATTTATACGTACATCAAGGAAGTGACTCCTTCCGAGAGCCGCGTACTGCAGGCCAGTGATAATTTTAGACAGATGATCGGCATCGCCGGCCCGGACATGATGGGCAAGACCATGGCCGAGCTGTTTCCTGCCGAATTAGCCGCAAAGATGACCGCTGACGATTGGACGGTAGTGTCCAACGGTGAAGTTCTCAGGACAGATGAGGATTTGAATGGCCGCAACTATACCTCGATCAAATTCCCGATCGTCCTGGGCGATAAAACCCTGCTGGCGGGATACACAATCGACATCACCGAGCGCAGGCGGGCGGAGGAAGAGCTCGCTTCAATCACGCAGCGTTTTAAATTGGCGACCCAGGCTGCCAGGCTCGGCATATGGGATTGGGACCTCACCAGTAACGTGATGGTTTGGGATGCCCTTATGCTCAAACTCTACGGCCTTACGCCCGAGACATTTCCGGGAGGCATCGAGGCATGGCAGAACGGTCTTCATCCCGATGATCGTGACAGGGCTATTGAACAATGCCAGGCAACCTTAAGGGGAGAGCAGGAGTGGGATACGGACTTTAGAGTGCTGCACCCTGACGGAACCGTAAGACAGCTCAAAGCCAATGGAATTGTTATCAGGGATTCGGAGGGAACCCCTGTCCGCATGCTCGGCGTAAACTTTGACATCACCGAGCACCGGCAGCTCGAAAACCAGCTCAGACAGTCACAGAAGATGGAATCCATCGGCAATCTTGCGGGCGGTGTGGCCCATGACTTTAACAATATCCTGTCTGCCATAGTCGGCTATGGCCATCTGAGTCTGATGAAGATGGCAGAGGATGATCCTAATCGCCTGAACATTGAACACATACTTGAGGCCTCTGAGAAGGCAGCGCATCTTACGAAGGACCTGCTGCTGTTCAGCAGGAAACAGGCGATTGACAGAAAACCGGTTGAGCTTAATGAGATCATCGGGAAACTGCAGAAGTTTCTCATGAGGGTTATTGGAGAGGATATTATCTGCAGTACGACGCTCTCGGAAGAAAGGCTTGTCATATCGGCTGATTCACACCAGCTTGAGCAGGTTCTTATGAACCTCACGACAAATGCCCGTGATGCCATGCCAAAGGGAGGCACCTTCACGATCACGACAGAAGAGGTCACCCTGTCAGAAGAGTTTGCCTCTGCACGAGGGCTCAGTATGCCCGGGAGATATGCATTGATCAGTATTTCAGATACAGGCCATGGTATGGACAAGGAAACCAGGCAGAAGATCTTCGAGCCGTTCTTTACGACAAAAGAAGTAGGAAAAGGCACGGGACTCGGTCTTGCCGTTGCCTACGGCATTATCCGGCAGCATGAGGGGCATATCAGTGTTTATAGTGAGAAGGGGACAGGGTCGACATTCAGGATCTACCTGCCGCTTATGGCCTCAGCGGAATTTGAGGGGAAAGCACCGATTGTGGAAGAGCGGCCTGTTGTGGGCGGCAAGGAAACGATTTTGATAGCGGAGGACGATGAATCGCTTCGGAAACTTAACCATAGCGTCATGACGGAGTATGGGTACACGGTCATTGATGCTGTTGACGGCGAGGAAGCGGTTAACAAATTCAAGGACAACAGGGAGGCAATCAAGCTCCTTTTGTTCGACCTCATCATGCCAAAAATGAATGGCAGTGAAGCCTATGATGAGATACGGAAGATAGCCCCGGATTGTAAGATCATCTTTGCCAGCGGGTACTCTCCCGACATTGTCCGGCAGAAGGTGCTGCTCGATGC
- the ftsY gene encoding signal recognition particle-docking protein FtsY, producing MGLFDRLKQGLTKTKQGFVEKVESIFRGKAIDSETLEELEEALILADIGAGSASEIVEHLREKVRKGELGESGTVRDFLKKELSAILGSGQKLVAFGEKPFVILTVGVNGAGKTTTIGKLASRFRDQGYSVLLAAGDTFRAAAIEQLEIWGKRTDAQVVRHQSGSDPSAVAFDAIEAAKARGTDIVIIDTAGRLHTKSPLMEELKKVRRVCDKALKGAPHEVMLVVDATNGQNALRQAQLFNEAVGVTAIALTKLDGTAKGGIVFAIKKELNIPVKLIGVGEKVEDLQDFEPAEFVKALFD from the coding sequence ATGGGATTATTTGACCGTCTTAAGCAGGGACTGACCAAGACCAAGCAGGGCTTTGTCGAAAAAGTAGAGTCAATCTTCAGGGGAAAGGCGATAGACAGCGAAACCCTCGAGGAACTGGAAGAGGCCCTCATACTTGCCGACATCGGCGCAGGCAGCGCTTCCGAGATCGTAGAGCATCTCAGGGAGAAGGTCAGAAAAGGAGAGCTTGGCGAATCAGGCACCGTCAGGGATTTCCTGAAAAAAGAGCTCTCGGCCATATTGGGCTCGGGCCAGAAGCTGGTGGCCTTCGGAGAAAAACCGTTTGTGATCCTCACCGTCGGCGTTAATGGCGCCGGCAAGACAACAACCATCGGCAAGCTCGCCAGCAGGTTCAGGGACCAGGGGTATTCCGTTCTGCTTGCTGCCGGCGACACGTTCAGGGCCGCGGCAATCGAACAGCTTGAGATCTGGGGTAAAAGGACGGACGCCCAGGTGGTCAGACACCAGAGCGGATCAGACCCCTCGGCAGTTGCCTTTGATGCTATCGAGGCGGCCAAGGCACGGGGCACTGACATTGTGATCATCGATACGGCAGGCCGTCTGCATACCAAAAGTCCGCTCATGGAAGAACTGAAGAAGGTGCGGCGCGTCTGCGACAAGGCACTCAAGGGTGCTCCGCATGAGGTGATGCTCGTGGTTGATGCCACAAACGGCCAGAATGCGCTCAGGCAGGCCCAGCTATTCAACGAAGCGGTCGGCGTGACCGCAATTGCGCTGACCAAGCTTGACGGCACTGCCAAGGGCGGCATTGTCTTTGCCATCAAAAAAGAACTGAATATCCCGGTCAAACTGATCGGCGTGGGTGAAAAAGTTGAAGACCTCCAGGACTTCGAACCGGCTGAGTTCGTAAAAGCGCTCTTTGACTGA
- a CDS encoding DUF1926 domain-containing protein — translation MSKLHLILAFHNHQPVGNFDHVLEDCYAKSYLPFLETLLGHPKLKVVLHYSGHLLSWMRDHHPEAIEILRNLVREQRVELLSGGFYEPILTVLPEKDRPLQVKELSRFIAKNIGLRPRGMWLAERVWEPQMPKFIAEAGIEYLPIDDYHFKLTGLEDKDLLGYYITEEDGNIVSVFPGSEKLRYLIPFRSVEETIAYFREISMRQGNPLLTMADDGEKFGVWPNTYKHCYEDRWLDRFFTALEDNSDWLETTTFSSYYERFQPLGKVYLPTASYREMGEWTLPPEGAIEYEQVLELLEKSAGDRAKQLLRGGIWRAFFTKYPESNHIHKRMRMISQRVHEASSTNPKKGKAALAELWKGQCNDAYWHGIFGGLYLPHLRSALYRHLLRAETLACDILKDYKQNEKGDFDCDGFEDVLIGTKSTVLAATERGGSLTELSLRKQSVNILDILTRRPEAYHAKVAQASEAVAGGTKTIHDQLTVKEEGLSEYLVYDKQRRVSLLDHFLPAETTLDAMAGSSHEELGDFTTGIYSLTRSYKKGDISLVMGREGVVAGNRVDVRKKIDLTHESRVELEYLLKGTFGGLFAVEMNLSLLGSPFALIRVGDKTLQARSKAVHERIRGFVVEDTFLKLRLQFSFSEDIQLWHYPVETISLSEQGVERLYQGTALLFVLPIPCLDRKIVTCRIDHGEEPA, via the coding sequence ATGTCAAAACTTCATCTTATTCTCGCATTTCATAATCATCAGCCGGTAGGGAATTTCGACCATGTGCTTGAGGACTGCTACGCAAAGTCCTATCTGCCGTTTCTCGAGACCCTGCTCGGTCATCCGAAACTGAAGGTAGTGCTCCATTATTCGGGGCATCTTCTGTCGTGGATGCGTGACCATCATCCTGAGGCGATAGAGATCCTCCGTAATCTTGTCAGGGAGCAGAGGGTAGAACTGCTTTCCGGGGGTTTTTATGAGCCGATCCTTACGGTGCTGCCTGAAAAAGACCGTCCGCTCCAGGTAAAGGAGCTCTCCCGATTTATTGCAAAAAATATCGGACTGAGGCCCAGGGGCATGTGGCTTGCCGAGCGTGTATGGGAACCGCAGATGCCGAAGTTCATTGCAGAGGCGGGTATCGAGTATCTTCCGATTGACGATTACCACTTCAAGCTTACCGGGCTTGAGGACAAGGACCTCCTTGGCTACTACATTACCGAGGAAGACGGCAATATCGTGAGCGTTTTCCCTGGCAGTGAAAAACTTCGCTATCTGATCCCCTTCCGGTCTGTTGAAGAGACCATTGCCTATTTCAGGGAGATATCGATGCGGCAGGGCAATCCGCTTCTGACCATGGCTGACGACGGCGAAAAATTCGGCGTCTGGCCCAACACGTACAAGCACTGTTATGAAGACCGCTGGCTTGACCGGTTCTTCACCGCGCTTGAGGACAACAGCGACTGGCTTGAGACGACGACCTTCAGCTCATACTACGAGAGGTTCCAGCCCCTCGGCAAGGTCTACCTGCCGACTGCTTCGTACCGGGAAATGGGGGAGTGGACGCTGCCGCCTGAGGGGGCGATCGAATATGAGCAGGTCCTTGAACTGCTCGAAAAAAGCGCAGGAGACAGGGCAAAACAGCTTCTGCGGGGCGGCATCTGGCGGGCATTCTTTACGAAATATCCTGAATCAAATCATATCCACAAGCGGATGCGCATGATCAGCCAAAGAGTCCATGAGGCAAGCAGTACCAACCCGAAGAAGGGTAAAGCGGCGCTCGCCGAGCTCTGGAAGGGCCAGTGCAACGATGCATACTGGCACGGCATCTTCGGGGGTCTGTATCTGCCGCATCTGAGGTCTGCGCTCTACCGGCACCTTCTCCGGGCCGAGACGCTTGCCTGCGATATCCTTAAGGACTATAAACAGAATGAGAAGGGCGATTTTGACTGCGACGGTTTTGAAGACGTCCTGATCGGCACAAAGAGCACAGTACTGGCTGCAACGGAACGAGGCGGGAGCCTGACCGAGCTTTCGCTCAGGAAACAGTCGGTGAATATTCTCGATATCCTGACGCGGAGGCCTGAGGCATACCATGCAAAGGTGGCTCAGGCCTCTGAGGCGGTCGCTGGCGGCACAAAGACCATTCATGATCAACTGACGGTGAAAGAGGAGGGCCTCTCGGAATATCTCGTCTATGACAAACAGAGGCGGGTATCGCTTCTCGACCACTTCCTGCCGGCAGAGACAACGCTCGACGCCATGGCAGGCTCCAGCCATGAAGAGCTTGGTGACTTTACCACCGGAATATATTCCCTGACCAGGTCATACAAAAAGGGAGATATCAGCCTTGTCATGGGCCGCGAGGGTGTTGTGGCCGGCAACCGGGTTGATGTACGAAAGAAGATCGACCTTACGCATGAGTCGCGCGTTGAGCTGGAATACCTGCTGAAGGGGACCTTTGGCGGTCTTTTTGCCGTGGAGATGAACCTGTCCCTGTTAGGCTCGCCCTTTGCTTTGATACGGGTTGGCGACAAGACTCTTCAGGCCCGCTCAAAGGCCGTGCATGAGCGTATCAGGGGGTTTGTGGTTGAAGATACCTTCCTGAAGCTCCGGCTGCAATTCAGCTTTTCGGAAGATATACAGCTATGGCACTATCCTGTCGAGACGATCTCCCTTTCAGAGCAGGGAGTAGAGCGGCTGTATCAGGGCACCGCACTGCTGTTTGTTCTGCCGATACCGTGCCTTGACAGAAAAATAGTTACCTGCAGGATTGACCATGGGGAGGAACCAGCGTGA